The proteins below are encoded in one region of Tolumonas auensis DSM 9187:
- a CDS encoding ATP-binding protein codes for MRTLRLKTNQHSLIANLRHAFNHGSMLGELLQNARRAQASAIHITVSQDSLTITDDGIGITDLQTLIFIAESGWDKRLKARENAFGLGVLSALYFADTLTVHSRDKLFSARTAEIIAGEPIEEDIAGFHLEGTAIHLEGVKPVQAGQDLPTWVEHELQRLCEAFPVPVWLNDAEVPRPLAKPDLPWRETSMGKVLINLSGTRTQWRCFLQGLPIGGRPIDRLPTSQERQVVLLPDNTLAKLPDRQHLLNETEDHPRIQAAVDQAYREALIEKKQALAASDFVTHYAHVCLNSSNADLLNDVPFVPLSWFRDWDEEPAGYRQYWRRYLGGNGVIAQQALEVLGVWQIEPDDETAPTAEIYLEAAKAYVLDEPGLDDGHWLKRLIKVVSPEQVRIRTGTTLHREVNPGLADYEVELELVDTLHVGLEGHLGTVEYAVEAVRKGYTLYLTPSAGARTGLVCDYVFDDRYGEDREDEDALLIETFIAVGCSSSADRVVQALLPYALRHGVQPKLAGATVRLVFDDTGKLQAVTA; via the coding sequence ATGAGAACCCTTCGTCTCAAGACCAACCAGCACAGCCTCATCGCCAATCTGCGCCATGCGTTCAACCATGGCTCGATGCTGGGCGAACTGTTACAGAACGCCCGCCGCGCCCAGGCCAGCGCGATCCACATCACGGTGAGCCAGGACAGCCTGACCATCACCGACGATGGCATCGGCATTACCGACCTGCAGACCTTGATCTTCATCGCCGAATCCGGCTGGGACAAGCGACTCAAGGCGCGCGAGAACGCCTTCGGCCTCGGCGTGCTCTCGGCCTTGTACTTTGCCGATACCCTGACGGTGCATTCGCGCGACAAACTGTTCAGCGCGCGAACCGCCGAGATCATTGCCGGCGAGCCGATCGAGGAAGACATCGCAGGCTTCCATCTGGAGGGCACCGCCATCCACCTCGAAGGCGTCAAGCCGGTGCAGGCCGGGCAGGATCTGCCCACCTGGGTGGAGCACGAGCTCCAGCGTCTGTGCGAAGCCTTTCCGGTGCCGGTCTGGCTCAACGACGCTGAAGTGCCACGCCCGTTGGCGAAGCCCGATCTGCCCTGGCGCGAGACGTCCATGGGCAAGGTCTTGATCAATCTGTCCGGTACGCGCACGCAGTGGCGCTGCTTTCTTCAGGGCTTGCCCATCGGCGGACGACCTATCGACAGGCTGCCCACGAGCCAGGAACGCCAGGTCGTCCTGCTGCCTGACAACACGCTGGCGAAGCTCCCGGATCGGCAGCACCTGCTGAACGAGACGGAAGATCATCCACGTATCCAGGCTGCGGTCGATCAGGCCTACCGCGAGGCACTGATCGAGAAGAAGCAGGCGCTTGCCGCCAGCGACTTCGTCACGCACTACGCGCATGTCTGCCTCAACTCGTCGAACGCCGATCTGCTCAACGACGTGCCCTTCGTTCCTCTGTCCTGGTTCCGGGACTGGGACGAAGAGCCGGCCGGCTATCGTCAATACTGGCGGCGTTATCTGGGCGGAAATGGCGTGATCGCCCAACAGGCCCTGGAAGTGCTTGGTGTCTGGCAGATCGAGCCCGACGACGAAACCGCGCCGACCGCCGAGATCTACCTGGAAGCGGCCAAAGCGTATGTACTCGACGAGCCCGGTCTGGATGACGGCCACTGGCTCAAGCGTCTGATCAAGGTCGTCAGCCCTGAGCAGGTGCGCATCAGAACCGGCACCACCTTGCATCGAGAGGTCAATCCCGGACTTGCCGACTACGAGGTGGAGCTGGAATTGGTCGATACCCTGCATGTCGGGCTGGAGGGCCATCTCGGGACGGTGGAGTACGCAGTGGAGGCCGTGCGCAAGGGATACACGCTCTACCTGACCCCCTCGGCGGGGGCCAGAACCGGGCTGGTCTGCGACTATGTGTTCGACGATCGCTACGGTGAGGATCGTGAAGACGAGGACGCACTCCTGATCGAAACCTTCATCGCCGTAGGCTGCTCGTCATCAGCCGATCGCGTGGTCCAGGCGCTGCTGCCGTACGCGCTGCGCCATGGCGTGCAACCCAAGCTGGCCGGCGCCACCGTGCGCCTGGTCTTCGATGACACCGGCAAATTGCAGGCGGTCACTGCCTGA
- a CDS encoding DUF3577 domain-containing protein, translating to MTNTTSNAKSYFDLHTEGYARLQRVREVPVRGGRRAQPFLACTVAALVGSAKDPVTRYFDVKVSGADAKKLVEGYIGVDDPRQRPLVKFRLGDLWADAFIRTSGDRKGDPAASLKGRLLKAELIDRAELAQIKQYELITRGIGYLNRPREVTPKDGDPFLSCSIGALAGPVDEPDYRYINTIVATADAQHLVRRCVQAIEAERKVLIAFRLNDMKADAYLRTKGERAGEPAASLESKLIHIGLIKIDGQQVFPAAAPAPVSEDAAATEDADTADGTVEAPTAESVQDEPVPAPEAEEPALAASF from the coding sequence ATGACCAATACGACTTCCAACGCGAAGAGCTACTTCGATCTTCACACCGAGGGCTACGCCCGCTTGCAGCGTGTCCGGGAGGTTCCTGTCCGTGGTGGCCGCCGTGCGCAGCCGTTCCTGGCTTGCACTGTCGCCGCACTCGTCGGATCCGCCAAAGACCCCGTCACCCGCTACTTCGACGTCAAAGTCTCCGGTGCCGACGCCAAGAAATTGGTCGAGGGTTACATCGGCGTCGATGACCCGAGGCAGCGTCCGCTGGTCAAGTTCCGGCTCGGCGATCTCTGGGCCGATGCTTTCATCCGTACCAGTGGTGACCGCAAGGGCGATCCGGCAGCCAGTCTCAAGGGCCGACTGTTGAAAGCCGAACTGATCGATCGTGCCGAACTGGCGCAGATCAAGCAGTACGAGCTGATCACCCGGGGTATCGGTTATCTCAACCGTCCGCGCGAGGTTACGCCGAAGGATGGCGATCCGTTCCTGTCGTGCTCCATCGGGGCGCTGGCCGGCCCGGTCGATGAGCCGGATTACCGGTACATCAACACCATCGTCGCCACTGCGGACGCCCAGCATCTGGTGCGCCGCTGCGTACAGGCCATCGAGGCCGAGCGCAAGGTGCTGATCGCCTTCCGTCTCAACGACATGAAGGCCGATGCGTACCTCCGCACCAAGGGCGAGCGTGCCGGCGAACCGGCGGCGAGCCTGGAATCCAAGCTGATCCACATCGGCCTGATCAAGATCGATGGCCAGCAGGTCTTTCCGGCCGCCGCACCGGCGCCCGTTTCCGAGGACGCTGCGGCGACCGAGGATGCGGATACCGCCGATGGCACCGTCGAGGCGCCGACCGCCGAGTCCGTTCAGGACGAACCCGTGCCGGCACCCGAGGCCGAGGAACCCGCACTCGCGGCTTCCTTCTGA
- a CDS encoding DUF932 domain-containing protein — MSLASRFAPRSPVLRSDRPLLDDQIRAVVPSIFAETPHESRSQRYSYIPTATVLSELRQEGFLPFMVCQTRVRNEDRREYTKHLIRLRHASQINGDEANEIILLNSHDGTSSYQMLAGQFRFVCQNGLVCGDTFADIRVPHKGDVAGQVIEGAYEVLKGFERVQEARESMRAITLEAGEDDVFARSALALKYDDPDKPAPVTESQLLVPRRWDDRKSDLWSIFNRVQENLVKGGLTGRTANGRRQRTRPVQGIDQNLRLNRALWMLAEGMRQLKS, encoded by the coding sequence ATGTCTCTCGCATCCCGTTTCGCACCGCGCTCACCGGTACTGCGCTCGGACCGTCCTCTGTTGGACGACCAGATTCGCGCCGTGGTGCCGTCGATCTTTGCGGAAACACCGCACGAAAGCCGTTCCCAGCGGTACAGCTACATCCCGACGGCCACCGTGCTGTCGGAACTTCGTCAGGAGGGATTCCTGCCCTTCATGGTGTGCCAAACACGTGTCCGCAACGAGGACCGCCGCGAGTACACCAAACACCTGATCCGCCTTCGCCACGCCAGCCAGATCAATGGCGACGAAGCCAACGAGATCATCTTGTTGAACTCGCACGATGGCACCAGCAGCTATCAGATGCTGGCAGGTCAGTTTCGATTCGTCTGCCAGAACGGGCTGGTCTGCGGCGACACGTTCGCGGACATCCGCGTGCCTCACAAGGGCGATGTCGCGGGCCAGGTCATCGAAGGTGCCTACGAAGTCCTGAAAGGCTTCGAGCGGGTGCAGGAAGCGCGCGAGAGCATGCGCGCGATCACGCTGGAGGCTGGGGAGGACGACGTTTTCGCCCGTTCGGCCCTGGCGCTCAAGTACGACGATCCGGACAAGCCCGCGCCTGTCACGGAGAGTCAGTTGTTGGTTCCCAGACGCTGGGACGATCGCAAGAGCGACCTCTGGTCGATCTTCAACCGCGTCCAGGAAAACCTCGTCAAGGGAGGGCTGACCGGACGCACTGCGAACGGCCGCCGCCAGCGTACCCGCCCTGTACAGGGTATCGATCAGAACCTGCGCCTGAACCGCGCCCTCTGGATGCTCGCCGAAGGCATGCGCCAGTTGAAGTCCTGA
- a CDS encoding DUF3275 family protein yields MATAAVQSDPPLIVRGQLAIRTIPGRNGRFTVGRLTTRLGLFHVKDPELEQYPEGKYEGEFVIRYIYPKAYPVGDGMRFEIRANLDGMTLSGIDKLSKAEARAFAAQDVDPLDEELGTPPATTPAAAEKSKSRSKPEPAPVQASKDPLVDTTPFGVDTPSATVAASGGPESDDAALFGILWPLEESVKLDSTIDRRTLRLQIARLNQLGYAFDATAQQWNLQLAPEPQAA; encoded by the coding sequence ATGGCTACAGCAGCCGTTCAATCCGATCCGCCCCTCATCGTCCGCGGCCAACTCGCCATCCGCACCATCCCGGGCCGCAACGGACGGTTCACGGTCGGTCGCCTCACGACCCGCCTTGGACTGTTCCATGTGAAAGACCCGGAACTGGAGCAGTACCCCGAAGGGAAGTACGAGGGTGAGTTCGTCATCCGCTACATCTATCCGAAGGCCTATCCGGTTGGCGATGGCATGCGCTTTGAAATCCGCGCCAACCTGGACGGCATGACCCTGTCGGGCATCGACAAGCTGAGCAAGGCCGAGGCTCGCGCCTTCGCCGCACAGGACGTCGATCCGCTCGATGAAGAGCTGGGCACGCCACCGGCGACAACGCCGGCAGCAGCCGAGAAATCCAAGTCCCGGTCCAAGCCGGAGCCCGCGCCCGTGCAGGCATCGAAAGACCCGCTGGTCGATACCACGCCATTCGGCGTCGATACGCCGTCCGCCACCGTGGCCGCTTCGGGTGGTCCCGAGAGCGACGACGCGGCGCTGTTCGGCATTCTCTGGCCGTTGGAAGAGTCGGTGAAACTCGACTCGACCATCGATCGCCGCACCCTACGTCTGCAGATCGCGCGGCTCAACCAGTTGGGCTATGCCTTCGACGCCACGGCCCAGCAATGGAACCTGCAACTCGCACCCGAACCGCAGGCTGCCTGA
- a CDS encoding DUF6094 domain-containing protein → MALMFPRLARNFVKAGYFPTDEPTLERALSALASGDGPMCILDPCAGEGVAIAEAAHALGRDQVTAYAVEFDPERANHARLLVDHCIQGDLMDTLIARQSFGLLWLNPPYGDLSKDANGNIGYDGKGRARLEKLFYQRTLQLLQYDGILVFIVPHYVLDQELVGWLTRHFADLRIYRAVDTQFKQVVVFGRRARQRELVGDEVKNARARLLQIGQGDLEAEELPPTWPSLPYVVPVAQHEPEHFYRLSMEPAQFADEVQRLHGLWPSFETHLGAAQQSLRRPARALSQWHLALALAAGAISGVVQSKNGRTLAVKGDTYKQKATTTEYRERDDGSIAETRILTDKFVPVIRAWDLSPDSATLDRILTIH, encoded by the coding sequence ATGGCACTCATGTTCCCGCGGCTCGCCCGCAATTTCGTCAAGGCCGGCTACTTTCCGACCGACGAACCCACGCTCGAAAGAGCGCTCAGCGCACTGGCGTCCGGCGACGGGCCGATGTGCATCCTCGATCCTTGTGCAGGCGAAGGCGTCGCCATCGCGGAGGCTGCGCATGCCCTCGGGCGTGACCAGGTCACCGCCTATGCGGTGGAGTTCGACCCGGAGCGCGCCAACCATGCGCGTCTGCTCGTCGATCACTGCATCCAGGGCGACCTCATGGACACCCTGATCGCACGCCAGAGCTTCGGTTTGCTGTGGCTCAACCCGCCATACGGGGATCTGTCCAAAGATGCGAACGGCAACATCGGCTACGACGGCAAGGGCCGCGCACGGCTGGAAAAGTTGTTCTACCAGCGGACGCTGCAACTGCTGCAGTACGACGGCATCCTGGTTTTCATCGTCCCGCACTACGTGCTCGACCAGGAGTTGGTCGGCTGGCTCACGCGGCACTTCGCCGATCTGCGCATCTACCGTGCGGTGGATACGCAGTTCAAGCAAGTCGTCGTGTTCGGTCGCCGGGCCCGCCAGCGCGAGCTGGTGGGCGATGAGGTCAAGAACGCCCGTGCCCGCCTGTTGCAGATCGGGCAAGGCGACCTGGAAGCGGAGGAACTGCCACCCACGTGGCCGTCGCTTCCGTACGTGGTCCCCGTCGCCCAGCACGAGCCGGAGCACTTCTACCGTCTGAGCATGGAGCCGGCGCAGTTCGCCGACGAAGTGCAGCGCCTGCATGGCCTGTGGCCGTCGTTCGAGACCCATCTGGGCGCCGCCCAGCAGTCCTTGCGCCGCCCGGCGCGCGCATTGTCCCAGTGGCACCTGGCACTGGCCCTCGCGGCCGGCGCGATCTCCGGTGTCGTGCAGTCGAAGAACGGCCGCACCCTGGCCGTGAAAGGCGACACCTACAAGCAGAAGGCGACGACCACCGAATATCGCGAGCGCGATGACGGTTCAATCGCAGAGACACGCATCCTCACCGACAAGTTTGTCCCCGTGATTCGTGCCTGGGACTTGTCCCCGGACTCGGCCACCCTCGACCGGATTCTCACCATCCACTGA
- a CDS encoding helicase-related protein, with protein MTMQLEAAPAAPSMPATGDLFKPADSESDLSFSLQDFVTEFGDELLDSLNRANPPVYNGVPRANRQLVLASLKRQLFPAQAEVVHAAAELLVNQGERAAIVNGEMGTGKTTVGIALGAVLNAEGYRRTLVLSPPHLVYKWRREILETVAGAKVWVLNGPDTLLKLIKLREQLNVPAEGQEFFIIGRVRMRMGFHWKPAFVRKHTRYGMVGACPHCGTVVTDLDGEPVNALELEAEEIRRKCNVCDGALWTLMRPRSLSGSDQSSAVLRALKRIPTIGEATANKLMKTFGDSFLASMLGDNLHNFINLMDERGELVFSDRQAQRMERAMSSMEFGFGEGGYQPSEYVKRYLPQSTFDLLIADEAHEYKTGGSAQGQAMGVIAAKARKTVLLTGTLMGGYADDLFHLLFRALPARMIEDGYRPSASGSMNAAAMAFMRDHGVLKDIYSESNGPAHKTAKGSKITVRTVKAPGFGPKGVLRCVLPYTIFLKLRDIGGVLPPYDEEFREVAMDAGQADAYRNLAASLTAELKEALRKRDTTLLGVVLNVLLAWSDCCFRAETVRHPRTRQVLAFTPAQFNELEIMPKERELIDICREEKAAGRKTLVYSVYTGTRDTTSRLKMLLEQEGFRVAVLRASVDASRREDWIAEQLDRGIDVLITNPELVKTGLDLLEFPTIVFMQSGWNIYTLQQAARRSWRIGQKQHVKVIYLGYAATSQMTCLALMAKKILVSQSTSGDVPESGLDVLNQDGDSIEVALARQLVAA; from the coding sequence ATGACCATGCAACTCGAAGCGGCCCCCGCCGCACCTTCCATGCCCGCCACGGGCGATCTGTTCAAGCCTGCGGACAGCGAAAGCGATCTGTCTTTCAGCCTGCAGGATTTCGTCACCGAGTTTGGGGATGAGTTACTCGACTCCCTCAACCGGGCCAACCCGCCCGTTTACAACGGTGTGCCGCGCGCCAACCGCCAGCTCGTCCTCGCCAGCCTCAAGCGGCAGCTGTTCCCCGCCCAGGCCGAGGTCGTCCATGCGGCCGCCGAACTGCTCGTCAATCAGGGCGAGCGCGCGGCCATCGTCAATGGCGAGATGGGGACGGGGAAAACCACCGTCGGCATCGCGCTAGGGGCGGTGCTCAACGCGGAAGGCTATCGCCGCACGCTCGTCCTCAGCCCGCCCCATCTTGTCTACAAATGGCGGCGCGAGATCCTCGAAACCGTCGCCGGTGCGAAAGTCTGGGTGCTCAACGGCCCGGACACATTGCTCAAGTTGATCAAGCTGCGCGAGCAGTTGAACGTGCCGGCCGAAGGGCAGGAGTTCTTCATCATCGGCAGGGTCAGAATGCGGATGGGATTCCACTGGAAGCCCGCCTTCGTCCGCAAACACACCCGTTACGGCATGGTCGGCGCCTGCCCGCACTGCGGGACGGTGGTCACTGATCTCGACGGCGAGCCGGTCAATGCTCTGGAGCTGGAGGCGGAAGAAATCCGCCGCAAGTGCAATGTCTGCGACGGCGCACTCTGGACGCTGATGCGGCCGCGCAGCCTGTCGGGCAGTGATCAGTCCTCGGCGGTGCTGCGTGCGCTGAAGAGAATCCCGACCATCGGCGAGGCCACGGCCAACAAGCTGATGAAGACCTTCGGCGATTCGTTCCTGGCGTCGATGCTCGGCGACAACCTGCACAACTTCATCAACCTGATGGACGAGCGCGGGGAGTTGGTGTTTTCCGACCGGCAGGCGCAGCGCATGGAACGCGCCATGTCCTCAATGGAGTTCGGCTTCGGAGAAGGCGGCTATCAGCCCTCGGAATATGTGAAGCGGTATCTGCCGCAAAGCACCTTCGACTTGCTCATCGCAGATGAAGCCCATGAATACAAAACGGGTGGATCGGCGCAGGGCCAGGCGATGGGCGTCATCGCAGCCAAGGCACGCAAGACCGTACTGCTAACCGGTACCCTCATGGGGGGCTATGCAGACGATCTCTTTCATTTGCTGTTCCGGGCCTTGCCCGCGAGGATGATCGAAGATGGTTACCGCCCGAGCGCCAGCGGCAGCATGAATGCCGCTGCCATGGCGTTTATGAGGGACCATGGTGTCCTCAAGGACATCTATTCCGAGAGCAACGGGCCGGCCCACAAGACCGCCAAAGGCTCGAAGATCACCGTCAGAACGGTCAAGGCACCCGGGTTCGGGCCGAAAGGCGTACTGCGCTGCGTGCTGCCGTACACGATCTTCCTCAAGCTCAGAGACATCGGCGGCGTGCTGCCGCCGTATGACGAAGAGTTCCGGGAGGTCGCCATGGATGCCGGGCAGGCCGACGCCTACCGCAATCTGGCCGCCAGCCTGACGGCGGAACTCAAGGAGGCCCTGCGCAAGCGGGATACCACCTTGCTGGGCGTAGTCCTCAATGTGCTGTTGGCGTGGTCCGACTGCTGCTTCCGGGCAGAAACCGTGCGCCACCCGCGTACGCGCCAGGTCCTGGCCTTCACACCGGCCCAGTTCAACGAGCTGGAGATCATGCCGAAAGAGCGTGAGCTGATCGACATCTGCCGCGAGGAGAAAGCCGCGGGTCGTAAGACCCTGGTGTACTCCGTCTACACCGGCACGCGCGATACCACCAGCCGTTTGAAGATGTTGCTGGAGCAAGAGGGTTTTCGGGTGGCGGTACTGCGCGCAAGCGTGGATGCCTCTCGCCGCGAAGACTGGATTGCCGAGCAGCTCGATCGCGGGATCGACGTCCTCATCACGAATCCGGAACTGGTGAAAACCGGCCTGGATTTGCTGGAGTTCCCCACGATTGTGTTCATGCAGTCGGGGTGGAACATCTACACGTTGCAACAAGCCGCGCGCCGGTCATGGCGGATCGGCCAGAAGCAGCATGTGAAGGTGATCTACCTGGGGTATGCGGCCACGTCGCAGATGACGTGCTTGGCCCTGATGGCGAAGAAGATCCTGGTATCGCAGAGCACCTCCGGCGACGTCCCGGAATCGGGGCTGGATGTGCTCAACCAGGACGGCGATTCGATCGAGGTCGCCCTGGCCCGGCAACTCGTCGCGGCCTGA
- a CDS encoding competence protein CoiA, with protein MVIEAAYANGTGVANALRMSQAQWLGLQRNYHVGDLLMPCCNAPAVPKISANGHPFFAHLSGACSTSEESQWHLAAKILVRSVLEDLGCRASVEVPGSSETSRWKADVWGERGEAKLAIEIQRSYQSLRDYRTRQKKYRAEGIKALWLLRQERYSTLTRSMSKERLRTEFGGKFPPAGHFGPCLADVPIAMLELEPTTTITGAGFFTASLPDLLEAVLSDRFLCVDGLWCIDNLDAMSRAAQLARERAAAQRAADI; from the coding sequence ATGGTGATCGAAGCAGCCTACGCGAATGGCACTGGCGTCGCGAATGCACTGCGCATGTCGCAGGCCCAGTGGCTGGGGCTGCAACGGAACTATCACGTCGGCGATCTGCTAATGCCATGCTGCAATGCTCCAGCCGTCCCCAAGATCAGTGCCAATGGCCATCCTTTCTTCGCGCATCTAAGCGGTGCCTGCAGCACTTCCGAAGAAAGCCAGTGGCACCTCGCGGCCAAGATACTGGTGCGCAGCGTTTTGGAGGATCTTGGTTGCCGAGCCTCGGTTGAGGTTCCAGGGAGCAGCGAAACCAGCCGCTGGAAAGCCGATGTCTGGGGCGAGCGTGGCGAGGCCAAGTTGGCTATCGAGATCCAAAGGTCATATCAGTCGCTGCGTGACTACCGTACCCGGCAAAAGAAATATCGGGCCGAGGGCATCAAGGCGCTTTGGTTGCTAAGACAAGAGAGATACAGCACTCTCACGAGGAGCATGAGCAAGGAGCGACTGCGGACCGAGTTCGGAGGAAAATTCCCTCCAGCCGGGCACTTCGGCCCATGTCTCGCAGATGTGCCTATAGCAATGCTCGAGTTGGAGCCGACCACCACGATCACAGGTGCTGGATTTTTCACCGCCAGTCTTCCGGATTTACTCGAAGCAGTGCTTAGTGATCGCTTTCTTTGCGTAGATGGTCTTTGGTGCATCGACAACCTAGATGCGATGTCTCGTGCCGCCCAACTTGCGCGCGAACGTGCCGCAGCCCAGCGCGCGGCAGATATTTAG
- a CDS encoding ATP-dependent helicase yields the protein MPSRSFSTAYLAQAAELAGNPGQLAAYNSQGHCVVLAGPGSGKTKTLVLKLARILAEDVQAPRGAACITYSQECARELTRRLEMLGLREAPNLFIGTVHGFCLRHLLMPYGRLADLPIQFPLSVASQRVSDRLIRQSGDELFGANHPYKAIDLGRHRRSVLNRNSVAWRSEEELAAWAEAYEAALRQGGLIDYDDMVVYGQRLIAEHDWVLPLVQAKFPVLAVDEYQDLGVALHRIVKRLAFDGGVRLFAVGDADQSIYGFTGADGALLMELAEREDIEPVRLQLNYRSGAGIVSASEMALGEDRGYRANDPTRQATIEFVLCPDGLADQAAHAVAQIIPVALDSKPGRTLGDIAILYTDYRAGDIVAKAVAAGGFDYIRVDTAAPYRKVALTSWVEDCAAWCAGGWRIARPQLRGLIDRYLAFHRANLDDAQARREGQELTALLWALRADQQSARDFVASLRNGILDRLLVAESSLADQKEQLDRMTAALAEGGALATLDIASLGGRDGSPDHLNLLTLHSAKGCEYDVVIMVGLDYGSLPWRKLSPEKLRESRRLFYVGLTRARDEVHMLYSGFVEGRYGPMRHGRSPFLDELEARMRAANL from the coding sequence ATGCCGTCGCGTAGTTTCAGCACAGCCTACCTGGCCCAGGCTGCCGAGCTGGCCGGAAATCCTGGTCAGTTGGCGGCGTACAACTCCCAGGGACATTGCGTGGTGCTCGCCGGCCCTGGAAGCGGAAAAACCAAGACGCTTGTGCTGAAGCTGGCTCGCATCTTGGCCGAAGACGTGCAGGCACCGCGTGGTGCTGCGTGCATCACCTACAGTCAAGAGTGCGCACGCGAATTAACCCGTCGGCTTGAAATGTTGGGGCTGCGGGAGGCGCCAAACCTGTTCATCGGCACCGTCCACGGATTCTGCCTACGCCATCTGTTGATGCCATATGGACGCTTAGCTGATCTACCGATTCAGTTTCCCCTCTCAGTGGCATCCCAGCGAGTGAGTGATCGTTTGATCAGGCAGTCCGGAGACGAGCTCTTTGGGGCCAACCATCCTTACAAAGCTATCGATCTTGGACGGCATCGCCGATCCGTACTGAACCGAAACAGCGTTGCCTGGCGTAGCGAGGAAGAACTTGCCGCCTGGGCCGAAGCCTACGAGGCGGCACTGCGCCAAGGGGGGCTGATCGACTACGACGACATGGTGGTCTATGGCCAGCGCCTGATCGCTGAGCATGATTGGGTACTGCCTCTGGTGCAGGCGAAATTTCCGGTGCTGGCGGTAGATGAATATCAGGATTTGGGGGTTGCACTCCATCGCATCGTCAAGCGCCTGGCTTTTGATGGTGGCGTGCGCTTGTTCGCAGTCGGTGATGCAGACCAGTCGATCTACGGTTTCACAGGGGCCGATGGCGCGTTGCTCATGGAGCTAGCTGAGCGTGAAGACATCGAGCCGGTCAGACTTCAATTGAATTATCGCTCAGGGGCAGGCATTGTCAGCGCTTCAGAAATGGCGTTGGGTGAGGATCGTGGCTATCGGGCGAACGACCCGACCCGTCAGGCGACTATCGAGTTTGTGCTGTGCCCTGATGGGCTCGCAGATCAGGCCGCACACGCCGTCGCGCAGATCATTCCGGTGGCCTTGGACTCCAAGCCAGGACGAACGCTGGGCGATATCGCAATCTTGTATACGGACTATCGCGCAGGCGATATTGTGGCCAAGGCCGTGGCAGCCGGCGGTTTCGATTATATCCGCGTGGACACCGCCGCGCCTTACCGTAAAGTTGCCTTGACGAGTTGGGTAGAAGACTGCGCCGCATGGTGTGCGGGTGGCTGGCGTATCGCGCGTCCGCAACTGCGTGGATTGATCGACCGTTATCTCGCATTTCATCGAGCGAACTTGGACGATGCGCAGGCTCGACGCGAGGGGCAGGAGCTAACCGCTCTGTTGTGGGCGTTGCGCGCCGATCAGCAGTCCGCACGTGATTTTGTCGCATCACTGCGCAACGGCATCTTGGATCGTCTGTTGGTTGCTGAATCGTCGCTTGCCGATCAGAAGGAACAACTGGATCGCATGACGGCGGCGCTTGCCGAAGGTGGCGCGCTGGCTACGCTGGACATTGCGAGTCTGGGCGGACGTGATGGTTCGCCGGATCACCTGAACCTGCTGACACTTCATTCCGCTAAGGGATGCGAGTACGACGTGGTCATTATGGTCGGTCTCGACTATGGGAGTTTGCCATGGCGAAAACTGAGTCCAGAGAAGTTGCGCGAGAGTCGCCGGCTGTTCTATGTGGGACTCACACGCGCCCGCGACGAGGTTCACATGCTGTACTCGGGATTCGTTGAAGGGCGCTATGGTCCGATGCGCCATGGGCGCTCACCATTCCTGGATGAATTAGAGGCACGAATGCGTGCTGCGAACCTCTGA